A single window of Oerskovia paurometabola DNA harbors:
- a CDS encoding MFS transporter: MSTTQSTPPPPRASTDTAAPDPVLLSDSPAAPVSPEPPGDAPSPAPPLLRNRSYMLLMSGLTTESLGAGLALFAVPLVAYSLTGSVLQAGAVAAVGQVGALLATLPAGVVADRVDRRRLIVAASAVGAALWVTVGVAAALGSLTAWHLALVLFGASVVGAFVDPATSGAFRSVVPTPQLPTALAASQGRDAVASLLAGPVGGLLFAVGHAVPLVAAAIGSAATAACTWAVREPLNGDTAEARTTRPVEALRQGLRFVWSVPLFRTLLGLFVVINVAFGGLLVGINLELVRTGVAPVLIGIIDLAVGAGILVGAVLAPRLVARVRAGALTVAALVTLALGATLMAALQTYPAYVAVLPLAVLLVPAVNAGLAGYAAAITPLEMQGRLASIMGLTGLAAGPLIPLVGAGLLDRFGIGTALVALAGLLVATVAVIAAARPLWRVGTPETWADDALPSAARTTD, encoded by the coding sequence ATGTCGACCACCCAGAGCACGCCGCCACCTCCCCGCGCCTCGACGGACACCGCGGCCCCGGACCCGGTCCTGCTCTCCGACTCACCCGCAGCACCCGTCTCGCCAGAGCCCCCCGGCGACGCCCCCTCCCCCGCTCCACCCCTCCTGCGCAACCGGTCGTACATGCTCCTGATGTCCGGGCTGACGACCGAGTCGCTCGGAGCCGGCCTCGCCCTGTTCGCCGTCCCGCTCGTCGCCTACTCGCTGACCGGGTCGGTCCTCCAGGCCGGAGCCGTCGCAGCGGTCGGCCAGGTCGGGGCCCTGCTCGCGACGCTGCCGGCCGGCGTCGTCGCGGACCGCGTCGACCGGCGTCGACTCATCGTCGCCGCGAGCGCCGTGGGCGCCGCCCTCTGGGTGACCGTGGGCGTCGCAGCAGCGCTCGGATCGCTCACCGCCTGGCACCTCGCGCTGGTGCTGTTCGGCGCCTCGGTCGTGGGAGCCTTCGTCGACCCCGCGACGAGCGGAGCCTTCCGCTCCGTCGTCCCGACCCCCCAGCTCCCGACCGCGCTCGCCGCGTCCCAGGGGCGGGACGCCGTCGCGAGCCTGCTCGCAGGCCCCGTCGGCGGCCTGCTCTTCGCCGTCGGGCACGCGGTCCCGCTCGTCGCAGCGGCGATCGGGTCGGCCGCGACCGCGGCATGCACGTGGGCTGTGCGCGAGCCACTCAACGGCGACACCGCGGAGGCCCGCACGACCCGACCCGTCGAGGCGCTGCGCCAGGGGCTGCGCTTCGTCTGGTCGGTCCCGCTCTTCCGGACGCTCCTGGGCCTCTTCGTCGTCATCAACGTCGCGTTCGGCGGGCTGCTCGTCGGGATCAACCTCGAGCTCGTCCGGACCGGGGTCGCCCCCGTCCTCATCGGGATCATCGACCTCGCCGTGGGTGCGGGCATCCTCGTCGGGGCCGTGCTCGCACCGCGGCTCGTCGCGCGCGTCCGGGCCGGGGCGCTCACGGTCGCCGCACTGGTCACCCTCGCCCTCGGCGCGACCCTCATGGCCGCCCTCCAGACCTACCCCGCCTACGTGGCCGTGCTGCCGCTCGCCGTCCTCCTGGTCCCGGCCGTCAACGCGGGTCTCGCGGGCTACGCAGCGGCGATCACCCCGCTCGAGATGCAAGGACGCCTCGCCTCGATCATGGGACTGACCGGGCTCGCCGCCGGACCCCTGATCCCGCTCGTCGGGGCCGGGTTGCTCGACCGGTTCGGGATCGGGACCGCGCTCGTGGCGCTCGCGGGGCTGCTCGTCGCCACGGTCGCCGTCATCGCAGCGGCACGCCCGCTCTGGCGCGTCGGCACCCCGGAGACGTGGGCCGACGACGCGCTGCCGTCGGCCGCCAGGACCACGGACTGA
- a CDS encoding ArsR/SmtB family transcription factor, which produces MRETFHVQDPTALRAVAHPMRQRILTELAALGHARAADLAQAIGEPANSISFHLRVLAKAGMIAEAPEHARDRRDRVWTNVAERYVVDPGSPETVREVVRPALVWAERLFVEANDEKARLDDRLLAINALVLTPGLAAEMTQDLADLLERWADRALTEAKESPDPARRAYQVLAVLAPHGQDRSDDTH; this is translated from the coding sequence ATGCGCGAGACCTTCCACGTCCAGGACCCCACGGCGCTCCGGGCCGTCGCGCACCCCATGCGGCAGCGGATCCTCACCGAGCTCGCGGCCCTCGGGCACGCCCGGGCCGCGGACCTCGCACAGGCGATCGGAGAGCCCGCGAACTCCATCAGCTTTCACCTGCGGGTGCTGGCCAAGGCGGGCATGATCGCCGAGGCACCCGAGCACGCGCGCGACCGGCGCGACCGCGTGTGGACCAACGTCGCCGAGAGGTACGTCGTCGACCCCGGGTCGCCCGAGACGGTCCGGGAGGTCGTCCGCCCGGCACTGGTGTGGGCCGAGCGCCTGTTCGTCGAGGCGAACGACGAGAAGGCCCGGCTGGACGACCGGTTGCTCGCGATCAACGCGCTCGTCCTCACGCCAGGTCTGGCCGCGGAGATGACGCAGGACCTGGCGGACCTGCTCGAACGCTGGGCCGACCGCGCGCTGACCGAGGCCAAGGAGTCGCCCGACCCGGCGCGGCGCGCCTACCAGGTGCTTGCGGTGCTGGCTCCCCACGGGCAGGACAGGAGCGACGACACGCACTGA
- a CDS encoding peptide chain release factor 3, producing MPSADQPTTTSSTTAPAAASPASPAKERATVLAEASRRRSFAVISHPDAGKSTLTEALALHANAIREAGRADGKAGKRTVSDWMDMEQDRGISITSAALQFTYRDAMINLVDTPGHADFSEDTYRVLSAVDAAVMLVDAAKGLEVQTMKLFAVCKHRGIPLITVINKWDRPGKDALELMDEIQERTGLVPTPLTWPVGVGGDFRGVLDRRTGQYVHYTRTAGGTTIAPEEVMDPDAALTREGDAWTTAVEEAELLADTNGDHDQESFLAGQTTPVLFGSAVQNFGVHALLDVLVDVAPSPSPRVTVNEDTRPVEAPFSAFVFKMQAGMDTAHRDRLAFARICSGVFERGMVVSSARTGKPFATKYAQQVFGRERTIVDTAYPGDVVGLVNAAGLRVGDTLYLDKKVEFPPLPTFAPEHFAVMRAKDVSRYKQFQRGVMQLGAEGVVQVLRSDLRGDQAPVLAVVGPMQFEVAEHRMATEFNAPVTLDRLGYSMALRTTKDWVAKLNEQPGVEVLQREDGEYLALFPDRWRVTSVRNRLDDVVLLEDEIFG from the coding sequence GTGCCCTCAGCGGACCAGCCCACCACGACCTCCAGCACCACCGCTCCCGCGGCCGCCTCCCCGGCGAGCCCCGCGAAGGAGCGGGCGACCGTCCTCGCGGAGGCCTCGCGCCGCCGCTCGTTCGCGGTCATCAGCCACCCGGACGCGGGCAAGTCGACGCTCACCGAGGCGCTCGCGCTGCACGCCAACGCGATCCGCGAGGCGGGGCGCGCGGACGGCAAGGCGGGCAAGCGCACGGTGTCCGACTGGATGGACATGGAGCAGGACCGCGGGATCTCGATCACGTCGGCCGCGCTGCAGTTCACCTACCGGGACGCCATGATCAACCTGGTCGACACCCCGGGCCACGCCGACTTCTCCGAGGACACGTACCGCGTGCTGTCCGCGGTCGACGCGGCCGTGATGCTCGTCGACGCGGCCAAGGGGCTCGAGGTCCAGACCATGAAGCTCTTCGCGGTCTGCAAGCACCGCGGCATCCCCCTCATCACCGTCATCAACAAGTGGGACCGTCCAGGCAAGGACGCGCTCGAGCTCATGGACGAGATCCAGGAGCGCACGGGCCTGGTCCCGACCCCGCTCACGTGGCCCGTGGGCGTCGGCGGCGACTTCCGCGGTGTCCTGGACCGCCGGACCGGTCAGTACGTGCACTACACCCGCACGGCCGGCGGCACCACCATCGCGCCCGAGGAGGTCATGGACCCGGACGCGGCCCTGACACGCGAGGGCGACGCCTGGACGACCGCCGTCGAGGAGGCCGAGCTGCTCGCCGACACCAACGGCGACCACGACCAGGAGTCGTTCCTGGCCGGCCAGACCACGCCGGTGCTGTTCGGCTCGGCCGTGCAGAACTTCGGTGTCCACGCGCTGCTCGACGTCCTGGTCGACGTCGCCCCCTCCCCCTCGCCGCGCGTCACCGTGAACGAGGACACACGTCCCGTGGAGGCGCCCTTCAGCGCGTTCGTCTTCAAGATGCAGGCTGGCATGGACACCGCGCACCGCGACCGCCTCGCGTTCGCGCGCATCTGCTCGGGCGTGTTCGAGCGCGGCATGGTCGTGAGCTCGGCCCGCACGGGCAAGCCGTTCGCGACCAAGTACGCCCAGCAGGTCTTCGGGCGCGAGCGCACGATCGTCGACACGGCCTACCCGGGCGACGTCGTGGGCCTCGTCAACGCGGCGGGCCTGCGCGTGGGCGACACGCTGTACCTGGACAAGAAGGTCGAGTTCCCGCCCCTGCCGACGTTCGCGCCCGAGCACTTCGCGGTCATGCGCGCCAAGGACGTCTCGCGCTACAAGCAGTTCCAGCGCGGCGTCATGCAGCTCGGCGCCGAGGGCGTCGTCCAGGTCCTGCGCTCGGACCTGCGCGGTGACCAGGCGCCCGTCCTGGCCGTGGTCGGGCCCATGCAGTTCGAGGTCGCCGAGCACCGTATGGCGACCGAGTTCAACGCGCCCGTGACGCTCGACCGCCTGGGCTACTCGATGGCGCTGCGCACCACGAAGGACTGGGTCGCGAAGCTCAACGAGCAGCCGGGGGTCGAGGTGCTCCAGCGCGAGGACGGCGAGTACCTGGCGCTCTTCCCGGACCGCTGGCGCGTGACGTCGGTGCGCAACCGCCTCGACGACGTGGTGCTGCTCGAGGACGAGATCTTCGGCTGA
- a CDS encoding Na+/H+ antiporter encodes MIGLELVVVLGVVIVVCGILARRTRVADPILLLVAGIALGFVPALRQVHLPPELMLLVFLPVLLYWEAITISLREIRATLRGIVLTSTLLVVVTAAAVAAAAHALGLPWGPAWVLGAAVAPTDATAVGVLARALPRRTVTVLRAESLVNDGTALVLYGVAVGVTVGEETLSAGHVTWLFVLAYGGGIAVGLLVAWLAVQVRRRIDDPLLGNVVVLLIPFTAYLLAELIEASGVLAVVVCGLVMSQVGPRIGRAVTRQQTVAFWSVSTYLINASLFVLVGLEAQSAVRNLVSEDLVTAVVGVAVVCAVILVVRFGFLVLSAYTIRLVDRRPSQRGRRVTNRARAVSTVAGFRGAVSLAAALAVPATLSSGAPFPDRDLIVFITCGVVATTLVVQGLLLAPTIRWARLPDDDGVARERRLADETAAQEALDALPDVAAALGTDPSVVDRLRGEYEEHLTLLRARDAEGDEGGEPDPAVRLDDEYTELRLALLARKRDTVVRLRDQRAIDDTVLRQVQARLDLEEIRLSRGGPAPE; translated from the coding sequence GTGATCGGGCTCGAGCTCGTCGTCGTCCTCGGCGTCGTCATCGTCGTGTGCGGGATCCTCGCGCGCCGCACCCGGGTCGCGGACCCGATCCTGCTGCTCGTCGCGGGGATCGCGCTCGGGTTCGTCCCGGCGCTGCGGCAGGTGCACCTGCCGCCCGAGCTCATGCTGCTGGTGTTCCTCCCGGTGCTCCTCTACTGGGAGGCCATCACCATCTCGCTGCGGGAGATCCGCGCGACGCTGCGCGGGATCGTGCTGACGAGCACGCTGCTCGTGGTCGTGACGGCTGCCGCGGTCGCCGCGGCGGCCCATGCGCTGGGCCTGCCCTGGGGACCCGCGTGGGTGCTCGGGGCGGCGGTCGCGCCGACCGACGCGACCGCCGTCGGGGTCCTCGCGCGGGCGCTGCCCCGACGCACGGTCACGGTCCTGCGGGCCGAGAGCCTCGTCAACGACGGCACCGCGCTCGTGCTCTACGGCGTCGCGGTGGGCGTGACCGTGGGTGAGGAGACGCTCAGCGCCGGGCACGTGACCTGGCTGTTCGTGCTCGCGTACGGGGGCGGCATCGCGGTGGGTCTGCTCGTCGCGTGGCTCGCCGTCCAGGTGAGGCGCCGCATCGACGACCCGCTGCTGGGCAACGTCGTGGTCCTGCTCATCCCGTTCACGGCGTACCTGCTCGCCGAGCTGATCGAGGCGTCCGGGGTGCTGGCCGTGGTGGTGTGCGGGCTGGTCATGAGCCAGGTCGGGCCGCGGATCGGGCGCGCGGTGACCCGGCAGCAGACCGTCGCGTTCTGGTCGGTCTCGACGTACCTCATCAACGCGTCGCTGTTCGTGCTCGTGGGGCTCGAGGCGCAGTCCGCGGTACGCAACCTGGTCTCGGAGGACCTCGTGACGGCGGTCGTCGGGGTCGCGGTCGTGTGCGCGGTCATCCTCGTGGTCCGGTTCGGCTTCCTCGTGCTCTCGGCGTACACGATCCGGCTCGTCGACCGGCGACCCTCCCAACGCGGGCGGCGCGTCACGAACCGGGCGCGCGCGGTCAGCACCGTCGCGGGGTTTCGGGGCGCGGTCTCGCTCGCCGCGGCGCTCGCCGTACCGGCGACCCTGAGCTCGGGGGCTCCGTTCCCCGACCGGGACCTCATCGTGTTCATCACGTGCGGCGTGGTCGCGACGACGCTCGTGGTCCAGGGACTCCTGCTGGCTCCCACGATCCGGTGGGCCCGCCTGCCCGACGACGACGGGGTCGCCCGCGAGCGCCGGCTCGCCGACGAGACGGCTGCGCAGGAGGCCCTCGACGCGTTGCCCGACGTCGCGGCGGCGCTCGGCACCGACCCGTCGGTCGTCGACCGCCTGCGCGGTGAGTACGAGGAGCACCTGACGCTGCTGCGCGCCCGGGACGCGGAGGGCGACGAGGGCGGCGAGCCGGACCCCGCGGTGCGCCTCGACGACGAGTACACCGAGCTGCGGCTAGCGCTCCTGGCCCGCAAGCGCGACACGGTCGTGCGGCTGCGCGACCAGCGCGCGATCGACGACACCGTCCTGCGTCAGGTCCAGGCGCGCCTCGACCTGGAGGAGATCCGGCTCAGCCGGGGCGGCCCTGCGCCGGAGTGA
- a CDS encoding AIM24 family protein, translating into MRSTLMNHVEQPGEPGSFQLQNDRMLKVDLAGTGGFFYARQGSMVAYQGDVDFAYEGSGGVAKMFKKAFTGEGMSLMKVSGSGDVFLAQDADQVFVLHLEDEAVTVNGSNVLAFESTLTWDINRVEGASMMSGGLFNTTFTGTGSLAVTAYGTPVVLDVDEPTYVDMQAAVLWSSSLTSTIRKTAKLSAAIGRGSGEAYQLGLTGRGIVVVQASEGHPVPTAK; encoded by the coding sequence ATGCGCAGCACACTCATGAACCACGTCGAACAGCCGGGCGAACCGGGGAGCTTCCAGCTGCAGAACGACCGCATGCTCAAGGTCGACCTCGCGGGCACGGGCGGGTTCTTCTACGCCCGTCAGGGCTCGATGGTCGCCTACCAGGGTGACGTCGACTTCGCGTACGAGGGCTCGGGCGGCGTCGCCAAGATGTTCAAGAAGGCCTTCACGGGCGAGGGCATGTCCCTCATGAAGGTCTCGGGCAGCGGCGACGTCTTCCTCGCGCAGGACGCGGACCAGGTGTTCGTCCTGCACCTGGAGGACGAGGCCGTCACGGTCAACGGGTCGAACGTCCTCGCGTTCGAGAGCACCCTGACCTGGGACATCAACCGTGTCGAGGGCGCGTCCATGATGAGCGGCGGCCTCTTCAACACGACGTTCACGGGGACGGGTTCGCTCGCCGTGACGGCGTACGGGACACCCGTGGTCCTCGACGTCGACGAGCCCACGTACGTCGACATGCAGGCCGCGGTCCTGTGGTCGAGCTCTCTCACGTCCACGATCCGCAAGACCGCGAAGCTCTCGGCCGCGATCGGCCGCGGGTCGGGCGAGGCGTACCAGCTCGGTCTCACGGGGCGCGGCATCGTCGTCGTGCAGGCCTCGGAGGGGCACCCGGTCCCGACGGCGAAGTAG
- a CDS encoding carboxylesterase/lipase family protein, with translation MSADSEVAGRVRVVTGKGAVEGTVADGVERFLGVPYAAPPFRDRRFAAPRPVEPWAGVRDATRYGATSPQSPYPGALGELLPTVTIDGEDVLHVNVWTPAQRGTELLPVLVWMHGGSLAHGSNALAGYDGTRFAQDGVVFVGVNYRLGAEGFSVLDGAPRNLGLADQLAALAWVQDEVAAFGGDPRRVTLAGQSAGGNTVSAILAHPSAPGLVARAIVQSGPLSAQPAARAGRITRAMGKDLAVPTTREGFATVLPEALVASQDRVTAGATPLTGGPGFALCLDDDLVPRTPEDALVAGAGREIPLLVGATTEEYRLWFVPTGLLGTFRRLHLAVARRKVGISARAVRLFRRNRPGAPVGAVLGALATDVLLRVPLQRVADARRSAGAETYVYEFAWRSPVADLGAAHAVELGFVFDGLATPDSRALAGPEAPQSLATSMHSAWVAFATTGDPGWQHWDETRPVRVFDGEGDPVVLAPRDDERAALDRR, from the coding sequence ATGAGTGCTGACAGCGAGGTCGCCGGCCGGGTACGGGTCGTGACGGGCAAGGGCGCGGTCGAGGGGACGGTCGCGGACGGCGTCGAGCGGTTCCTCGGGGTGCCGTACGCGGCGCCGCCCTTCCGTGACCGTCGCTTCGCCGCGCCCCGTCCGGTCGAGCCCTGGGCCGGGGTGCGGGACGCGACCCGGTACGGGGCCACGTCCCCGCAGTCTCCGTACCCGGGTGCGCTCGGCGAGCTGCTGCCGACCGTGACGATCGACGGCGAGGACGTCCTGCACGTCAACGTGTGGACCCCGGCGCAGCGGGGCACCGAGCTGCTGCCCGTGCTCGTGTGGATGCACGGCGGGTCGCTCGCGCACGGGTCGAACGCGCTGGCGGGCTACGACGGGACGCGGTTCGCGCAGGACGGCGTCGTGTTCGTCGGGGTCAACTACCGGCTCGGCGCCGAGGGGTTCTCGGTGCTCGACGGTGCGCCGCGCAACCTGGGCCTGGCCGACCAGCTCGCGGCGCTCGCCTGGGTCCAGGACGAGGTCGCGGCGTTCGGCGGCGATCCGCGGCGCGTGACGCTCGCAGGCCAGTCGGCGGGCGGGAACACGGTCTCGGCGATCCTGGCGCACCCCTCGGCGCCGGGGCTCGTCGCGCGCGCGATCGTGCAGAGCGGACCGCTGTCCGCGCAGCCGGCAGCCCGGGCAGGGCGCATCACGCGCGCCATGGGCAAGGACCTCGCCGTCCCGACGACGCGCGAGGGGTTCGCGACCGTCCTGCCCGAGGCGCTGGTCGCCTCGCAGGACCGCGTCACGGCCGGGGCGACCCCGCTCACGGGAGGACCGGGGTTCGCGTTGTGCCTCGACGACGACCTGGTGCCCCGCACTCCCGAGGACGCGCTCGTGGCGGGGGCCGGGCGCGAGATCCCGCTGCTCGTCGGCGCCACGACCGAGGAGTACCGCCTCTGGTTCGTCCCCACGGGGCTGCTCGGTACGTTCAGGCGCCTGCACCTGGCGGTGGCCCGTCGCAAGGTCGGGATCTCGGCACGGGCAGTCCGGCTGTTCCGCCGCAACCGCCCCGGGGCGCCCGTGGGGGCCGTCCTCGGGGCGCTCGCCACGGACGTCCTGCTGCGCGTCCCGCTCCAGCGGGTCGCCGACGCCCGCCGGTCCGCGGGAGCCGAGACCTACGTGTACGAGTTCGCCTGGCGCAGCCCGGTCGCGGACCTCGGGGCGGCCCACGCCGTCGAGCTGGGGTTCGTGTTCGACGGCCTGGCGACGCCGGACTCGCGGGCGCTCGCCGGGCCCGAGGCCCCGCAGTCGCTCGCGACCTCGATGCACTCCGCCTGGGTCGCGTTCGCGACGACGGGCGACCCGGGTTGGCAGCACTGGGACGAGACCCGCCCCGTGCGGGTCTTCGACGGCGAGGGCGACCCCGTGGTCCTCGCACCGCGCGACGACGAACGGGCTGCGCTCGACCGTCGGTAG
- the bsh gene encoding choloylglycine hydrolase, with product MCTGIRFSDGQGSTYLARNLDWTSGYGEQVVLTPTGYAPRSPFGAVSGIKHATIGMGIVEESTPLYFDCGNDAGLAVAGLNFPGYAAYAPGPVDGAVNVAAYEFPLWVSSQFASVDEVEAALADVVIVDKPINDKYPSSLLHWIIADGKRAIVVEHTSEGMQVFDDDVDVLTNQPGFAWHHENLRNYLNTSPEFPQETQLGRAHLTPFGSGSHMRGIPGDYYSPSRFVRAAYVNAHYRTKGTEEENVSRAFHTLQQVAMVDGCAAMGSGEFEITIYTGLFSSRTATYYWNTYDDPTVRSVAMAEHATDGEELVLA from the coding sequence ATGTGCACAGGCATCAGGTTCTCGGACGGTCAGGGCAGCACCTATCTCGCACGAAACCTCGACTGGACCAGCGGTTACGGTGAGCAGGTGGTGCTGACGCCCACGGGCTACGCGCCGAGGTCCCCGTTCGGCGCGGTGTCCGGCATCAAGCACGCGACCATCGGCATGGGCATCGTGGAGGAGAGCACGCCGCTCTACTTCGACTGCGGCAACGACGCGGGCCTGGCCGTCGCAGGGCTCAACTTCCCGGGGTACGCGGCCTACGCCCCCGGCCCCGTCGACGGCGCGGTCAACGTCGCCGCGTACGAGTTCCCCCTGTGGGTGAGCTCCCAGTTCGCGAGCGTGGACGAGGTCGAGGCAGCGCTCGCGGACGTGGTCATCGTCGACAAGCCGATCAACGACAAGTACCCGAGCTCGCTGCTCCACTGGATCATCGCTGACGGGAAGCGCGCCATCGTGGTGGAGCACACCAGCGAGGGCATGCAGGTCTTCGACGACGACGTCGACGTCCTGACGAACCAGCCCGGGTTCGCCTGGCACCACGAGAACCTGCGCAACTACCTCAACACCTCGCCCGAGTTCCCCCAGGAGACCCAGCTGGGCAGGGCGCACCTCACCCCGTTCGGCTCGGGCTCGCACATGCGCGGCATCCCCGGGGACTACTACTCGCCCTCCCGGTTCGTCCGTGCCGCGTACGTCAACGCCCACTACCGGACCAAGGGGACCGAGGAGGAGAACGTCTCCCGGGCCTTCCACACGCTGCAGCAGGTCGCGATGGTCGACGGGTGCGCCGCGATGGGCTCGGGCGAGTTCGAGATCACGATCTACACCGGGCTCTTCTCCTCGCGGACCGCGACGTACTACTGGAACACCTACGACGACCCGACGGTCCGCAGCGTCGCGATGGCCGAGCACGCGACGGACGGCGAGGAGCTCGTCCTCGCGTAG